In Rhinolophus ferrumequinum isolate MPI-CBG mRhiFer1 chromosome 18, mRhiFer1_v1.p, whole genome shotgun sequence, a genomic segment contains:
- the CHMP7 gene encoding charged multivesicular body protein 7 produces the protein MWSPEREAEAPAGGDSAGLLPPEWEEDEERMSFLFSAFKRSREVNSTDWDSKMGFWAPLVLSHSRRQGVVRLRLRDLQEAFQRKGSVPLGLATVLQDLLRRGELQRESDFMASVDSSWISWGVGVFLLKPLKWTLSNMLGDNKVPAEEVLVAVELLKEKAEEVYRLYQNSPLSSHPVVALSELSTLCAGSCPDERTFYLVLLQLQKEKRVTVLEQNGEKIVKFARGPHAKVSPVNDVDVGVYQLMQSEQLLSRKVESLSQEAERCKEEARRACRAGKKQLALRSLKAKQRTEKRIEALHAKLDTVQGILDRIYASQTDQMVFNAYQAGVGALKLSMKDVTVEKAESLVDQIQELCDTQDEVSQTLAGGVTNGLDFDSEELEKELDILLQDTTKEPLDLPDNPQETFYTNSVPNPRISDAELEAELEKLSLSEGGLVPSSKSPKRQLEPTL, from the exons ATGTGGTCCCCAGAGCGGGAGGCCGAGGCCCCGGCCGGGGGAGACTCGGCGGGCCTTCTGCCCCCCGAgtgggaggaggatgaggagCGCATGTCCTTCCTGTTCTCTGCCTTCAAACGGAGTCGCGAGGTGAACAGCACCGACTGGGACAGCAAGATGGGCTTCTGGGCGCCGTTGGTTCTGAGCCACAGCCGCCGCCAGGGGGTGGTGCGCCTTCGTCTGCGGGACTTGCAGGAGGCCTTTCAGCGCAAGGGCAGCGTCCCGCTGGGGCTGGCCACGGTGCTGCAGGACCTGCTGCG tcGAGGGGAGCTGCAGCGGGAGTCAGACTTCATGGCCAGTGTAGACAGCAGCTGGATCTCCTGGGGGGTCGGAGTCTTCCTGCTGAAGCCTCTCAAGTGGACTCTTTCCAACATGCTAGGGGATAACAAAGTTCCTGCCGAGGAAGTGCTTGTGGCTGTGGAGCTGCTGAAG GAGAAGGCTGAGGAGGTGTATCGTCTGTATCAGAACTCCCCTCTGTCCTCCCACCCTGTGGTGGCCCTGTCGGAGCTGAGCACCCTCTGTGCAGGCTCCTGTCCAGACGAGAGGACCTTCTACTTGGTGTTGCTGCAgttacagaaggagaagagagtcaCAGTGCTCGAGCAGAACGGGGAGAAG ATTGTGAAGTTTGCCCGCGGGCCGCATGCCAAGGTCTCCCCTGTCAACGACGTAGATGTTGGGGTGTACCAGCTCATGCAGAGTGAACAGCTGCTCTCACGCAAAGTGGAGTCCTTatcccaggaagcagagag GTGTAAAGAGGAAGCCCGCCGGGCCTGCCGAGCAGGGAAGAAACAGCTG GCACTGCGGTCTCTCAAGGCCAAACAGCGGACGGAAAAGCGCATCGAGGCCCTGCATGCCAAGCTGGACACCGTTCAAGGCATCCTGGACCGGATCTATGCCTCCCAGACAGATCAGATG GTTTTCAATGCCTATCAGGCTGGGGTAGGAGCCCTGAAACTCTCCATGAAGGATGTCACAGTGGAGAAGGCAGAGAGCCTCGTCGATCAGATCCAAGAG CTGTGTGACACCCAGGATGAAGTTTCTCAGACTCTGGCTGGTGGAGTAACCAATGGCTTAG ATTTTGACAGCGAGGAACTGGAGAAGGAATTGGACATCCTTCTTCAGGATACCACCAAAGAACCCTTGGATCTGCCTGACAACCCCCAGGAGACGTTTTATACCAACAGTGTGCCTAACCCTAGGATCTCGGATGCTGAACTTGAAGCCGAACTTGAGAAACTGTCCTTATCAGAGGGAG GTTTGGTCCCAAGCAGTAAATCTCCAAAAAGGCAATTGGAGCCGACTCTCTAA